A DNA window from Deltaproteobacteria bacterium contains the following coding sequences:
- a CDS encoding glycosyltransferase family 4 protein: MRVAFMHRRLAGGGTEADLRRLAAGLARRGHDVHVFCAGGGGVLPGVTLHRVPIVRAGRFARLVSFAFAAPRLVARERWDVVVGFGRTARQDVVRVGGGTHRTYLARMRAAGLRRAPLGPYHRAILWLERRQLAPGGHRRVLAVSARVRDEVAGDYGVPRERIAVIYNGVDLERFHPAERALLGPAVRRELGVEDGTRLCVAIGTGFRRKGFDLLLGLWRTAPPPHAVLALVGGDERLGAYRREASRLAGRVAVTGPRDDVAALLAAADVVCVPSRQEAFGNVVLEACAAGVPVVTSRRTGAAELLDGPLAALVVDDPEDLEALGAALARALGPEGPTFGHAARRLAERLPWDAHLERVETFLAEVARER; this comes from the coding sequence ATGCGGGTCGCCTTCATGCACCGGCGGCTCGCGGGCGGCGGCACGGAGGCGGATCTCCGCCGGCTCGCCGCCGGACTTGCGAGGCGCGGGCACGACGTGCACGTGTTCTGCGCGGGTGGCGGCGGGGTGCTCCCCGGCGTGACGCTGCACCGCGTGCCCATCGTGCGCGCCGGGCGATTCGCCCGCCTCGTATCGTTCGCCTTCGCCGCCCCGCGGCTCGTCGCGCGCGAGCGCTGGGACGTGGTGGTGGGCTTCGGCCGCACGGCGCGGCAGGACGTGGTGCGCGTCGGCGGAGGCACGCACCGGACGTACCTCGCCCGCATGCGGGCGGCGGGGCTGCGGCGGGCGCCGCTCGGCCCGTACCATCGCGCCATTCTGTGGCTCGAGCGGCGGCAGCTCGCCCCCGGCGGCCACCGCCGGGTGCTGGCCGTGTCGGCACGCGTGCGCGACGAGGTGGCCGGCGATTACGGCGTACCGCGCGAGCGGATCGCGGTCATCTACAACGGCGTCGACCTCGAGCGCTTCCACCCCGCCGAGCGCGCGCTCCTCGGCCCCGCCGTGCGGCGCGAGCTCGGCGTCGAGGACGGGACGCGCCTCTGCGTGGCGATCGGCACCGGGTTCCGGCGCAAGGGCTTCGACCTGCTGCTCGGGCTCTGGCGGACCGCCCCGCCGCCGCACGCCGTCCTGGCACTGGTGGGCGGCGACGAGCGGCTCGGCGCCTACCGCCGCGAGGCGAGCCGGCTCGCCGGCCGCGTGGCCGTGACCGGTCCACGCGACGACGTCGCCGCGCTCCTCGCCGCGGCGGATGTGGTCTGCGTGCCTTCACGGCAGGAGGCTTTCGGCAACGTCGTGCTCGAGGCCTGCGCCGCCGGCGTGCCCGTCGTCACCAGCCGGCGGACGGGCGCCGCCGAGCTCCTCGACGGGCCGCTGGCGGCCCTCGTCGTCGACGATCCCGAGGACCTGGAGGCGCTCGGCGCCGCGCTCGCCCGGGCGCTCGGGCCCGAGGGCCCCACCTTCGGCCACGCGGCGCGACGGCTGGCCGAGCGGCTGCCGTGGGACGCGCACCTCGAGCGCGTGGAGACGTTCCTCGCGGAGGTGGCGCGTGAGCGGTGA
- a CDS encoding glycosyltransferase family 2 protein, producing MSAVPDVSVVVPTFNRAHVLGVSLASLLSETGVDLELIVVDDGSTDGTAALLGAHPDPRVRAIRGPHAGIAAARNLGLAAARAPFVAFHDSDDLALPGRLAVPLAYLRAHPDVDLVIQNGRMLPADRPWIAPRVAGQLAGRALGVAEVFRWNLGQLQGMCFTRRSLEATGPLDATFDILDDLDLVLRVTLRFRAVFLDRAAFTYHVHADGVARDREKVRAESIRLAEKLVREHPEVLPVLGSAAFTRRQARRYGRLASMRLAAGDLDGARAALARARALRPRDLRYRLRALWLGRGREA from the coding sequence GTGAGCGCCGTGCCGGACGTCTCGGTCGTCGTGCCGACCTTCAACCGGGCGCACGTGCTCGGGGTGAGCCTGGCGAGCCTGCTCTCGGAGACGGGCGTCGACCTCGAGCTCATCGTGGTGGACGACGGCTCGACCGACGGCACGGCGGCGTTGCTCGGTGCGCATCCCGACCCGCGCGTCCGGGCCATCCGCGGGCCGCACGCCGGCATCGCGGCCGCGCGCAACCTGGGCCTGGCGGCGGCGCGGGCGCCCTTCGTCGCGTTTCACGACTCGGACGACCTCGCGCTGCCGGGCCGGCTCGCCGTGCCGCTTGCCTATCTCCGCGCGCATCCCGACGTCGACCTGGTGATCCAGAACGGCCGCATGCTGCCGGCGGACCGGCCGTGGATCGCGCCGCGCGTCGCCGGGCAGCTGGCCGGCCGCGCGCTCGGCGTCGCCGAGGTGTTCCGCTGGAACCTCGGGCAGCTGCAGGGCATGTGCTTCACCCGCCGCAGCCTCGAGGCGACGGGTCCGCTCGATGCGACGTTCGACATCCTCGACGACCTGGACCTGGTGCTGCGCGTCACTCTGCGCTTCCGGGCGGTCTTCCTCGACCGCGCGGCGTTCACCTACCACGTCCACGCCGACGGCGTGGCGCGCGATCGCGAGAAGGTCCGCGCGGAGTCGATCCGGCTGGCCGAGAAGCTCGTGCGCGAGCATCCGGAAGTGCTCCCGGTTCTCGGCTCCGCGGCCTTCACGCGCCGCCAGGCGCGTCGATACGGCCGGCTCGCGAGCATGCGGCTCGCCGCGGGCGACCTCGACGGGGCGCGGGCCGCGCTCGCGCGCGCCCGTGCGCTCCGCCCGCGCGACCTGCGCTACCGCCTGCGGGCGCTCTGGCTGGGCCGAGGCCGGGAGGCGTGA
- a CDS encoding glycosyltransferase family 4 protein, whose product MRRAVVALAHPAHAGMLRALGLLENAAAAHGWTLDYVLAAPDPLVAAVGLPAERVAYLSGLRGWRGWPARLRLPLVALGLARRARGADLFYSATLSSFPPCLLAGRLRRIPQVVHVYSSYADGASYRKHLLGHARSLIAPSADSLALARRALGDFRPGTRARVVYNGMDVARLAREAAAPAAPGLVPNGVPTIGMVGNLDERKNPALLVEALAAVRAVLPDVRALLVGAFPDAAYAARVDRRIAALGLRDAVTVSGFLPNPFPVVHALDVLVHPARRDPFPLALLEGMALGRPIVAAAVGGIPEMLVDGESGVLVPPDDAAALAGALVELLRDPARRARLGAAAYQRLVTRFTLEGFTDGVFAAFDEAVTAYG is encoded by the coding sequence ATGAGGCGAGCCGTCGTCGCGCTCGCCCACCCGGCCCACGCCGGCATGCTGCGCGCGCTCGGCCTCCTCGAGAATGCGGCGGCGGCCCACGGCTGGACGCTCGACTACGTGCTGGCCGCGCCCGACCCGCTCGTCGCCGCGGTCGGGCTGCCGGCCGAGCGGGTCGCCTATCTTTCGGGGCTGCGCGGCTGGCGGGGCTGGCCGGCGCGTCTCCGGCTGCCGCTCGTGGCGCTCGGCCTGGCCCGCCGCGCGCGCGGGGCGGACCTCTTCTACTCGGCGACGCTGTCGAGCTTCCCGCCCTGCCTCCTCGCGGGCCGCCTGCGGCGCATCCCGCAGGTGGTGCACGTCTACTCGAGCTACGCGGACGGCGCGTCGTACCGCAAGCACCTCCTCGGCCACGCCCGCTCCCTGATCGCGCCGTCGGCCGACTCGCTGGCGCTCGCGCGGCGCGCGCTCGGCGACTTTCGCCCCGGGACGCGGGCCCGGGTGGTCTACAACGGGATGGACGTCGCGCGCCTCGCCCGCGAGGCCGCCGCGCCCGCCGCTCCCGGGCTCGTCCCGAACGGCGTGCCGACGATCGGCATGGTCGGCAATCTCGACGAGCGGAAGAACCCGGCGCTCCTCGTCGAGGCGCTCGCGGCAGTGCGCGCCGTGCTGCCCGACGTGCGGGCGCTCCTCGTCGGCGCGTTCCCGGACGCGGCCTACGCGGCGCGTGTCGACCGGCGGATCGCCGCCCTCGGGCTGCGCGACGCGGTCACGGTGAGCGGCTTTCTCCCGAACCCGTTTCCCGTCGTGCACGCGCTCGACGTCCTCGTGCATCCCGCCCGGCGTGACCCCTTCCCGCTCGCGCTGCTCGAGGGCATGGCGCTCGGGCGCCCGATCGTCGCCGCCGCGGTCGGCGGCATCCCCGAGATGCTGGTCGACGGCGAGAGCGGCGTGCTGGTGCCGCCCGACGACGCGGCAGCCCTGGCCGGGGCGCTCGTCGAGCTGCTGCGGGATCCGGCCCGGCGGGCCCGGCTCGGGGCCGCCGCCTACCAGCGTCTCGTGACGCGCTTCACGCTCGAGGGCTTCACCGACGGCGTGTTCGCGGCGTTCGACGAGGCGGTGACGGCGTACGGGTGA